From the Syntrophorhabdaceae bacterium genome, the window CCATCATGTGCGGCGAGCCCATCGTCATGGAGCGCGAGGGCAACATCGAAGACCTCATGGCTAGAAATACCCGCAAGATCAACGCCTTCCTCGAAGACATAATCCGCCAGTACCCCGACGAATGGTTCTGGGTCCACCAACGCTGGGGAAGGAAAAGACGGGCTTGAATAGCTTGAAGGGGACGAGAGTGACGAATGTCGGCGCGCATCAACGTGGTCTTGTACAAAACCATATGCGGCCTCTTCAGGTCTTTTTTCTTCCATAGAGAAAACGGTCTATGGTCCAGCCGAGTTTTGAGGTTTGCTCCATTTTGTGGCGCTTCTGCGCCATTCTGTTCATTATCCTATCGCCGGAGAGGCGCTCGTATGTCCTCAGAAAGATGAGCCGCTCGCTGTCGTCAATGGCGCGGCCAAAAAGGGGGGCATATTTTCTGACGAACCGGTCGAGGCGCCAGAACATTCTTTCGTAATCGTTCGATCCGACCTCTTTGTGGTATGCTTTGTCGAAGTCGAGGAAGAAGAGCTCCCCCATGGGGGCAACCAGCACGTTCCTGAGGTGCAGGTCGGGGTGATAGACTCCCAGCCGACCCATCTCGAAAAGGTCGGCGGCGAGCCTTTTCGACATTCGCAGGCGTTCCTTCCTTCCCGCAGATGCGAAGTATGTCATGAGGTCCCGGGCGTCCGGCAGGAGAAGGGACAGGAAGTAGAGTTTTCGGGAGGATGCCTGCCTCTCCACCACGTAGCCGACAGGACTGACCACGGGAAACCCCTTCTCTTCCAGATACGCTGTTACCTCAAGCTCACGGAGCGCCCTGCCCTGGCTGAGGAACATCTCGCCTGTTATCCCCCGAAGCCAGCCGCCGTGAAGGTATTGCCTGCAAACGACCATCCTGCCCCCGAGCTCGAAGATACCTGGTGCTCCGCGGCCCCCCGGGAACCTCCTGGCGGGCTTACGGATGCCGGCGACAAGCTCCCCTGTATCAACCGGCTCCCCCCGGTAGACAAAGACATATCTCCCGCTTTGCTCCCTGTTGAATTTTGCCATTTTCCTGATTGTATACGATACAAGCACATTTTTCCACGGAAAGAAGCGAAATACTCCAGAGGTGGCACTGCATGAACAACGCAGGCCGCCAATCAAGAACATCCTCTCTTTGTCTTTAACGTGGGACCTGGAACATGGAACCTGGAACCATCTTTATACCTCCATCTCCATACCGTCCTCCCCGAGGAGGTATGGAGCGTGGAGAACGCCGGGCCAATCGTCCCAATCGGGATAGAGGTGGGTGAGGATGACACACTTTGGCTGTGTCCTCTGAACGATCCCATCGAGAGCGGCAAGGTTGAGGTGTCCCTTCACCTTGCGTTCGGGAAAGGCACATTCGGCGACAAGGGTGTCGGTCCTGCGGGCTAGTCGGACAAGGTTGCGGGAAACATCGGTGTCGCCGGAAAAAGTGATGGATCTCTTTTCGTCGAGCCTGACGGCGATGCTTTCCGGGTTGTGGTTCACCGGGGCTGTCGTGATCGTGAGCCCCGAAACCTGGAGAGAGCCGTTGACCAGTCTCTTTATCGTCAGATCATAGGATTTCGGTGCGACCCATGGATAGACTGCGCAAAGCCCCCGGTAAAACCGCGCAAGGCCCTTCCCGCCTATGATCGTCAGCGGCTTCGTGCGGGAGACCCTCCCGTAGTTGCAGGCAAAGAAAAAGGTGGAAAGGTCTGCGGTATGGTCCACATGAAAATGTGTAAGGGCTATGATGTCCACGTCATCCACCTCATAACCCCTTTCCAGCAGCCGTCTCACAACCGCCGGCCCCACGTCGACAAGGACGTTCGCACCGCGGGTGGTCACGAAATACGCCGAAGACCCCCTCTCAACACGAGGAATAGCCGTTCCGGTCCCAAGAATAACAAGCTTCATAACGGGAAGAATAAAACAGATCAGCCGGGAAAATCAAGACAACGGGGAAGACGGCTTGAGTCGCCTGAGGGTTGAAGAAACCACAGACCTTTTCCTTAGAGAATGCGTCTTTCGCTCTCAAGCGATTGCAGCGGTCTTTTATTGGCTGGGGGACAAGGATTCGAACCTCGATAGCAAGGTCCAGGGCCTTGCGTCCTGCCGTTAGACGATCCCCCAAAGGGTTTTCGAGGCGGCGACCATCTTTTCGGTCCATAATATACAAAGCATATCGCAGGTCCTCTGTTAACGGGTAAATGCCGTTGGCGCCGAACCCGGGCAAGCCCATAACGCATTGAAAAAAAGGGCTGTTTATGGTAAGAAATGGTCGGCCCCGGTTCGAATTGGAAACACGAGAACTCAGCGGGAACCCAAAAAGAGGCAGCGAATTCGAGGAAAACCTATCATGACAGAACAAGACGTTTCCCCACAAAGCGATTTTATCAGAGAGATCATCGACAATGACGTCAGGGCAGGCAAACATGCTGGGGTGGCGACCCGTTTTCCGCCGGAGCCGAACGGGTATCTTCATATAGGACACGCCAAGTCCGTCTGCCTCAATTTCGGGATCGCCTCCCAGTACAAAGGGACGTGCAATCTGCGCATGGATGACACCGATCCCGCAGGTGAATCGCTGGAATTCGTCGAATCCATTCAGAATGATATCCGGTGGCTCGGCTTCGACTGGCAGGACCGGCTCTTCTTCGCATCCGATTATTTCGAAAAGCTCTACCAGTTCGCCCTGACCCTCATTCGAAGGGGAAAAGCCTACGTCTGTGGCCTCAGCGCCGATGAGATACGGGCATACCGGGGCACACTTACGGAGCCGGGAAAGAACAGTCCCTATCGCGACAGATCCGTCGAGGAGAACCTTGACCTCTTTTCCAGGATGAGGGCGGGCGATTTCGAGGACGGCAGCCACGTCCTGCGGGCAAAGATCGACATGGCATCACCCAACATCACCATGCGCGACCCCGTGATCTACAGGATCAAGCGGTCAGGCCACTACCGCATCGGCGATGGCTGGGTCATTTACCCCATGTACGATTTTGCCCATTGCCTTTCGGATTCCATCGAGAAGATCACCCATTCCATATGCACCCTGGAGTTCGAGAACAACCGGCCCCTTTACGACTGGTTCGTGGGTGAACTCATAGAGGACCCAAGACCGCGGCAGATAGAGTTCGCGCGCCTCAACCTCACTTACACGGTGCTGAGCAAGCGCAGGCTCATCGAACTCGTGGAAGGTCATTTGGTGAGCGGCTGGGACGATCCCCGCATGCCCACCGTCGCCGGAATGCGGCGCCGCGGCTATACCCCGGAGGCGATCAGGGAATTCTGCTCGAGGATCGGCGTTGCAAAGAACGACAACCTCGTCGATATCGCCCTGCTGGAACACTGCGTCCGCGAAGACCTCAATGAGCGGGCACCGCGCACCATGGCCGTTTTGCGGCCCCTCAAGCTGATCATCGACAACTATCCCGAGGGGCAGGTCGAGGAGATGGAATGTGCCAATCACCCTAAACAACCTGAAATGGGGACGAGAAAGGTACCCTTTTCGCGGGTTCTCTACATAGAGAGTGACGATTTTATGGAGAACCCTCCGAGGAAGTATAAACGCCTCGGCCCCGGACGGGAAGTGCGCCTGAGAAACTCCTACGTCATCAGGTTCGTCTCCACGGTCAAGGACCCGGCGACGGGAGAGGTCAGCGAACTTCACTGCACCTATGACCCCGAGACGAAGAACGCGGCGCCGTCCGACGGCCGCAAGGTTGAGGGCGTCATCCACTGGGTTTCAGCCGCGCACGCCATACCGGCGACGGTCCGTCTTTACGACAGGCTTTTCAGGGTCCCTGACCCGGCCGGTACCGAGGGCGAGTTCTCGGACCTTCTCAACCCGGGGTCTCTCGAAGTAGCCACCGCGTACGTCGAGCCGGGCCTGGCCTCGGCGGCGGCAGAGAGCAAGTATCAATTCGAGCGGATCGGTTATTTTTGTGTCGACATGAAGGATTCGCTCCCGGAAAGACCAGTCTTTAACCGAATCGTCTCCCTGCGCGACTCATGGGCGAAGATCGCCGCGGAGCCTGCAAAAAAATAGACGTGATCGAACCGATACAGCCGTGCGCCCCCCGGCCACAAATGACGAAGGGACAAGGATGAACCTCAAACAGGGCTTTGACAACGATAAATACCTTCAGGAACAGACGCGGGAGATCCTTGAACGGGTCAAGAGATTTCACGACAAGTTGTATCTTGAATTCGGAGGAAAGCTTCTTTTTGATCATCATGCCGCAAGGGTCCTGCCGGGCTACGATCCCAACGTCAAGATGCGCCTCCTGACACAGCTTAAAGACAAGGCTGACCTCCTTCTGTGCATATATGCCGGCGACATCGAACGCAAGAAGATACGGGCGGATTTCGGCATCACCTACGATGCCGATGCCTTGAAGCTTATCGACGAGCTGCGCGGTTGGGAAATAAGTGTCCTCGGGGTCATAATAACCCGCTTCGATAATCAGCCGGCGGCTGTTCATTTCAAGAACAAGCTGGAGCGCCGGGGCATCAAGGTTTACACCCATCGGTTTACGAGAGGCTACCCCACCGATGTGGATACCATAGTCAGCGACGAAGGTTACGGCGCCAATGAGTACGTGGAATCCGACAAACCTCTCGTCATAGTCACCGGACCGGGGCCGGGAAGCGGCAAACTCGCAACGTGTCTCTCTCAGCTCTACCATGATTATAAACGGGGCATTCGATCGGGGTACGCCAAGTTCGAGACCTTCCCCGTCTGGAACCTGCCTCTGAAGCATCCCGTCAACGTCGCCTATGAAGCGGCCACCGCGGACATCAAGGACTTCAACCTCATCGATCCCTTTCACATGGAGGCCTACGGCAAAACATCTATCAATTACAACCGCGATGTCGAGGTTTTTCCCGTTCTCTACAGGATCATGGAGAAGATAACGGGGGGTGAATCCTTCTACAAGTCACCCACCGACATGGGCGTGAACCGCGTCGGCTTCGCTATCGTCGATGACGACGTGGTCAAGGAGGCATCGAAGCAGGAGATCATCCGCAGGTTCTTTCGTTATCGCTGCGAGTACGCCATGGGTTTCGCCGAGAAGGAGACCGTCCAGAAGGCGGAATTGTTCATGAAGGAATTCAAGCTCGATCAGGAAGACCGCGAGGTTGTCGCACCGGCGCGCCAGGCCGCTTTGGCTGCACAGACAGCGAACAAGGGAAACGAGGGCATATTCTGCGGGGCTTCCATCGAACTGAAGGACGGTACCATCATAACGGGAAACAACTCTCCCCTGATGCATGCTGCGACCAGTCTCATCATTCACGCGATCAAGCACCTGGCGGGTATCCCCGAGCAGCTGACATTGCTGCCCGAATACGTCACCGAATCGGTGCGCAACCTGAAGACACGCATACTCAACGAACGTTCCGTGAGTCTCGACCTGGAGGAGGCACTCATAGTCCTTTCCGTAAGCACCATGACCAACCCGGCAGCGAAGCTTGCCCTGGAAAAGCTCAAGGACCTCCGCGATTGCGAAGTGCACATGACGCACATACCGACCCCCGGGGACGAGGCCGGTCTTCGCCGCATCGGAGTAAACCTGACCAGCGATCCCAGCTTCGCCACCAGGAACCTTTTTGTCGCATGACGCCATGGAGAAAGACCACTGCCCCGTCATCCAATGCCATGAGCTTTCACGATAAGGGAGCGTGCATATGAAAACTGTCTTAAAGACCCTGTTATTTGTGCTCATCATCGCGGTCATCTCTTGTACACATGCCCGCGCCGCGGAGAAACCCTTTTTTATGTTTGCCACCCTCGAACAGGCAAAGGCGATACTCACTGCAAAGGACACTTATATTGAACAGATGAGCCCATTTGACAGGTCTTGCCGCATGAGAACGGACGCAAACGTCACGGAAAAGCAATTCCTGGACTTCGTATCGAGCAACGTTCTGCCATGGGAGAAGGACGACCAGGAGCGGATGCGGCCTATCATCGCGGCGGTGGAAGCCAAACTGGAACGGTTCACATCTTTCCTGCCCGAAATGATGTATCTCGTAAAAACCACCGGAAACGAAGAGGGCGGCGCGGCCTATACACGCGGCGGAGCCATCGTGATCCCACGGGCGATGCTTGACGCAGACCCCGTGACTCTTTGCACGCTCCTCTCCCACGAACTCTTTCACATCATAACACACCGGAATCCTCAGCTTCGCGACGAGCTATACAATACCATCGGCTTTAAACAATGCCCGCCATTCGAATTCCCGGAGACACTGAAGGACCGGAAAATAACAAATCCCGATTCGCCCGTAAATGAATTTTGCATATCCGTGAGGACCGGTAAGAAAAACCTCCTGGTGCTGCCAATTCTGTATTCCAGGGTCGAGAAATATCAGAAGGCCCACAGCGAACATTTCTTCGACTATCTTCAGGTAGCCTTTCTTGCCGTTGCCAGGGACAACGGTCCCGGACGCAAGCCGACACTGCTCAAGGGTACCAGGCCCGACCTTTACGATGAATCGGAGCTTGGCGGCTTCTTTGAACAGATCGGCAAGAACACCGATTACACCATTCATCCCGAGGAGATCCTGGCGGACAATTTCTCCTATCTCTTTTTCGGCATGACGGAACTCGAATCGCCGGAAGTGGTCAGGAAGATGGAGAAGGTGTTTGATAAGAGAGGCCATAGGAAATAGGATGCACCCTTGACCTTCACCGGAACCAACCGCTGGAGACCTTTACGTCAACCTCGAAGGTGACATGACGCGGCATTCAGGCGCGCCGTCAAGCGTCGTTTGGAACATATGTTCGGTGATTTCGATCTTCAGAACTTATCTGCCCAGGTCCGAACCCCCTGCATGATCATCTCAACAGAGACGGTTCCGATGAACAATGCTGTGATTCGTCCTGTGATCTCGATGTACTTCTTAATCAGAGCCTCCCGCCTTGGGCGCGCAAAATCGTGCACTACCTTGAGACCCACAATAATCAGAATGAAAACGCTGACTGCCGTAAACACGGCGGCGCACGCAGCGAGGGGAGCAAGCCTTTTCCCTACGATGATGCTGGCGCTGATAGTACCCGGCCCGATGAGCACAGGCATCGCGATTGCGCCTGCAAGTTGTTTTGAATCGCCTCGGAGTATCTCGATTGCAGTGGGGCCGCGAAAGACGAACTGGAGACCGATGAGAAGAAAGACTATACCCCCGAAGATCTGGAAGGAAGCGAACTCCGCCTGCACAACGCTGGTGAACACGACGTCCCCAAGAATAGCGAAGCACAGGAAGACTACCGTTGCGATCAGCCCGCCGCGAATGATCACCTGGGTGAATTGCCGCCTGTCCAGCTTCTCCACGACATCAAT encodes:
- a CDS encoding lipopolysaccharide kinase InaA family protein, producing the protein MAKFNREQSGRYVFVYRGEPVDTGELVAGIRKPARRFPGGRGAPGIFELGGRMVVCRQYLHGGWLRGITGEMFLSQGRALRELEVTAYLEEKGFPVVSPVGYVVERQASSRKLYFLSLLLPDARDLMTYFASAGRKERLRMSKRLAADLFEMGRLGVYHPDLHLRNVLVAPMGELFFLDFDKAYHKEVGSNDYERMFWRLDRFVRKYAPLFGRAIDDSERLIFLRTYERLSGDRIMNRMAQKRHKMEQTSKLGWTIDRFLYGRKKT
- a CDS encoding ribonuclease Z codes for the protein MKLVILGTGTAIPRVERGSSAYFVTTRGANVLVDVGPAVVRRLLERGYEVDDVDIIALTHFHVDHTADLSTFFFACNYGRVSRTKPLTIIGGKGLARFYRGLCAVYPWVAPKSYDLTIKRLVNGSLQVSGLTITTAPVNHNPESIAVRLDEKRSITFSGDTDVSRNLVRLARRTDTLVAECAFPERKVKGHLNLAALDGIVQRTQPKCVILTHLYPDWDDWPGVLHAPYLLGEDGMEMEV
- a CDS encoding glutamine--tRNA ligase/YqeY domain fusion protein, with product MTEQDVSPQSDFIREIIDNDVRAGKHAGVATRFPPEPNGYLHIGHAKSVCLNFGIASQYKGTCNLRMDDTDPAGESLEFVESIQNDIRWLGFDWQDRLFFASDYFEKLYQFALTLIRRGKAYVCGLSADEIRAYRGTLTEPGKNSPYRDRSVEENLDLFSRMRAGDFEDGSHVLRAKIDMASPNITMRDPVIYRIKRSGHYRIGDGWVIYPMYDFAHCLSDSIEKITHSICTLEFENNRPLYDWFVGELIEDPRPRQIEFARLNLTYTVLSKRRLIELVEGHLVSGWDDPRMPTVAGMRRRGYTPEAIREFCSRIGVAKNDNLVDIALLEHCVREDLNERAPRTMAVLRPLKLIIDNYPEGQVEEMECANHPKQPEMGTRKVPFSRVLYIESDDFMENPPRKYKRLGPGREVRLRNSYVIRFVSTVKDPATGEVSELHCTYDPETKNAAPSDGRKVEGVIHWVSAAHAIPATVRLYDRLFRVPDPAGTEGEFSDLLNPGSLEVATAYVEPGLASAAAESKYQFERIGYFCVDMKDSLPERPVFNRIVSLRDSWAKIAAEPAKK
- a CDS encoding DUF1846 domain-containing protein, producing the protein MNLKQGFDNDKYLQEQTREILERVKRFHDKLYLEFGGKLLFDHHAARVLPGYDPNVKMRLLTQLKDKADLLLCIYAGDIERKKIRADFGITYDADALKLIDELRGWEISVLGVIITRFDNQPAAVHFKNKLERRGIKVYTHRFTRGYPTDVDTIVSDEGYGANEYVESDKPLVIVTGPGPGSGKLATCLSQLYHDYKRGIRSGYAKFETFPVWNLPLKHPVNVAYEAATADIKDFNLIDPFHMEAYGKTSINYNRDVEVFPVLYRIMEKITGGESFYKSPTDMGVNRVGFAIVDDDVVKEASKQEIIRRFFRYRCEYAMGFAEKETVQKAELFMKEFKLDQEDREVVAPARQAALAAQTANKGNEGIFCGASIELKDGTIITGNNSPLMHAATSLIIHAIKHLAGIPEQLTLLPEYVTESVRNLKTRILNERSVSLDLEEALIVLSVSTMTNPAAKLALEKLKDLRDCEVHMTHIPTPGDEAGLRRIGVNLTSDPSFATRNLFVA
- a CDS encoding MarC family protein; its protein translation is MTEFIKSTALLLVLLNPFLVIVYLIDVVEKLDRRQFTQVIIRGGLIATVVFLCFAILGDVVFTSVVQAEFASFQIFGGIVFLLIGLQFVFRGPTAIEILRGDSKQLAGAIAMPVLIGPGTISASIIVGKRLAPLAACAAVFTAVSVFILIIVGLKVVHDFARPRREALIKKYIEITGRITALFIGTVSVEMIMQGVRTWADKF